The Lineus longissimus chromosome 2, tnLinLong1.2, whole genome shotgun sequence genome window below encodes:
- the LOC135482545 gene encoding ubiquitin-conjugating enzyme E2 R2-like produces MAQSPTASAKRTLQTELKKILTEPVEGFLVDVPDGNYFEWDVTIFGPPGTLYASGYFKAKMTFPHDYPYSPPTLKFSSSTKLWHPNVYQSGEVCISILHPPVDDPQSGEPPSERWNPTLTVRTILLSVISLLNEPNTFSPANVDASVMFRKWRDSKGKDDEYEQVIKKCVADSILVAKKDKVKVPTTLSEYCVSSKPKQTETSSSDVGGDFYVDDYADDQDYYDDDDEDNAFEFEDDEEDSGNGES; encoded by the exons ATGGCTCAGAGTCCTACAGCGAGTGCTAAAAGGACCCTTCAGACTGAACTGAAGAAAATCCTCACAGAACCCGTGGAAGGTTTTCTGGTCGACGTTCCTGATGGGAACTATTTTGAGTGGGATGTGACGATTTTTGGACCTCCTGGAACCCTTTATGCCTCTGGTTATTTCAAG GCCAAGATGACTTTTCCGCATGACTACCCATACTCACCCCCAACACTGAAGTTCTCCAGTAGCACCAAGTTGTGGCATCCAAATGTCTACCAG AGTGGCGAGGTGTGCATTTCCATTTTACACCCACCGGTAGATGATCCACAGAGTGGTGAGCCGCCATCTGAGAGATGGAACCCAACACTTACTGTCAG AACAATCCTCCTGAGTGTGATCTCACTACTGAATGAGCCAAACACATTTTCCCCAGCCAATGTTGATGCGTCAGTCATGTTCAGGAAGTGGAGAGATTCcaaaggaaaagatgacgaataTGAACAGGTTATCAA aaaaTGTGTGGCCGATTCAATATTGGTGGCAAAAAAAGATAAAGTGAAAGTGCCTACAACGTTGTCGGAATATTGTGTAAGCTCGAAACCAAAACAAACTGAAACATCATCATCGGATGTTGGTGGTGACTTTTACGTTGACGATTATGCTGACGATCAGGATtactatgacgatgatgacgaggataATGCCTTTGAGTTTGAGGACGATGAGGAGGATTCTGGGAACGGCGAAtcatga
- the LOC135482547 gene encoding tyrosine-protein phosphatase non-receptor type 9-like isoform X2: MASKLSGDEEQATKKFLEDVTRQHPELGPIPWTTGVKFLMARKFDVKRAIELYHAHQDTRTKEDLILIDPQEPRLRRELFTEKFTILASPDSSGASIALFTARRHRPYQTTHRDTLKGLVFQLDTALERVEAQRNGLVFIYDMTESKYNNFDYELSIKILNMLKGAYPARLKKVLIVTAPLWFKAPFKILRLFVREKLRDRVHTVNKEQLPIHIPLESLPRSLGGLAEVNHRDWLRHCLLTLSNLNMDPNCVETFFANATHDTAVINSPSPTGSENFTISDMESEDSHETVPEKHNNEDREKEVEVEKEDNLNKKMNGEGVIEDTPPCKRGSDTSPSQSGDQAHGNLPRKKRPSSNMYEDSIHMPEAGGMTVEELVKYVRQRRKNGLVAEYMSIKCEPPAGTFLEAKKKQNACRNRYTDVLCMDHSRVKLTRQSEDYINANFVDGYRQKNAYINTQGPLPKTFPDFWDMIWEESVVTIVMTTRTIERSRIKCGQYWPKEEETAEQYGDFVVINCGIEKTRDYTVTSLVLQNVGTGESREVTHLQFTSWPDYGVPRTAAAFLDFLFRVRQCQQDAMKRLSEVWTGHPLGPPIVVHCSAGIGRTGTFCTIDISIHRLADIGTVDVEKTVRRIRSQRAFSIQMPDQYVFSHLALLEHAQREGLIGDIDLEGFEERESESD; encoded by the exons ATGGCCTCGAAACTTTCTGGCGATGAGGAACAG GCCACAAAGAAGTTCCTCGAAGATGTAACTCGGCAGCATCCAGAACTGGGACCAATACCATGGACAACCGGCGTCAAGTTCTTGATGGCACGCAAGTTTGACGTCAAGCGAGCCATAGAACTTTACCATGCTCATCAG GACACACGAACGAAAGAAGATTTGATTCTCATCGATCCTCAGGAGCCGAGGCTGCGTCGGGAACTGTTCACAGAGAAATTCACCATTTTG GCATCTCCAGATTCAAGTGGGGCTTCCATAGCGTTATTCACCGCTCGACGTCACCGACCATATCAGACAACCCACCGAGACACGCTGAAGGGGCTCGTCTTTCAACTAGACACTGCACTCGAAAG AGTGGAAGCGCAGCGAAATGGCCTTGTCTTCATTTATGACATGACAGAATCAAAATACAACAATTTTGATTACGAACTCAGTATCAAGATTCTCAATATGCTAAAG GGTGCATACCCAGCAAGATTGAAGAAGGTATTAATCGTTACTGCGCCACTTTGGTTCAAAGCTCCATTCAAGATTCTACGGTTGTTTGTTCGCGAGAAGTTGAGAGATAGG GTACACACCGTGAACAAAGAACAGCTTCCAATACACATCCCCTTGGAGTCTCTTCCACGAAGTCTGGGTGGTTTAGCTGAGGTCAACCACCGTGATTGGCTTCGACACTGTTTACTAACTCTATCAAATCTCAATATGGATCCAAACTGTGTAGAGACGTTCTTTGCGAACGCTACCCATGACACTGCGGTTATAAATAGCCCATCGCCGACAGGAAGTGAAAATTTCACAATAAGTGATATGGAGTCCGAGGACTCGCATGAGACAGTGCCGGAGAAGCATAACAATGAGGACCGAGAAAAGGAGGTCGAAGTCGAAAAAGAGGacaatttgaataaaaaaatgaacGGGGAAGGTGTGATTGAGGACACGCCTCCTTGTAAACGTGGCTCTGATACCTCGCCGTCGCAATCTGGTGACCAGGCGCACGGAAATCTACCTCGAAAGAAACGACCTTCTTCTAATATGTATGAGGACTCTATACACATGCCAGAAGCGGGTGGCATGACTGTTGAAGAGTTGGTAAAATATGTGCGACAGAGACGAAAAAATGGACTCGTAGCTGAATATATGTCCATCAAATGTGAACCGCCCGCGGGGACATTTTTAGAGGCAAA gaaaaaacaaaatgCATGTCGGAATCGCTATACAGATGTGTTATGTATGGACCATTCACGTGTGAAGCTCACGAGGCAATCGGAGGACTATATCAATGCTAACTTTGTAGATGGATACAGACAGAAAAATGCCTATATCAATACACAAG GACCATTACCCAAGACGTTTCCAGATTTCTGGGATATGATCTGGGAAGAGTCTGTGGTGACCATTGTTATGACAACAAGGACAATAGAGCGCAGTCGAATCAAATGTGGCCAGTATTGGCCAAAGGAAGAGGAGACAGCAGAGCAGTATGGTGACTTTGTGGTTATAAACTGTGGCATAGAAAAAACAAGGGACTATACTGTTACATCGCTGGTGCTACAGAATGTTGGG ACCGGAGAGTCCCGAGAAGTGACCCACCTTCAGTTCACCAGCTGGCCTGACTATGGTGTGCCGAGAACCGCTGCAGCATTCCTTGACTTCCTATTCCGGGTTCGACAATGCCAACAAGATGCCATGAAGAGACTAAGTGAGGTCTGGACGGGCCATCCACTCGGGCCACCTATTGTGGTGCACTGTAGTGCAGGCATTGGCAGAACAG gcaCATTTTGCACCATTGATATCTCGATTCATCGTCTCGCAGACATCGGAACGGTCGACGTGGAGAAAACTGTCCGTCGTATCCGAAGCCAACGAGCTTTCAGTATACAGATGCCCGACCAGTATGTCTTCTCTCATTTAGCGCTTCTAGAACACGCCCAACGCGAGGGGTTAATCGGTGACATAGACTTGGAAGGATTTGAGGAGCGCGAGAGTGAAAGTGACTAA
- the LOC135482547 gene encoding tyrosine-protein phosphatase non-receptor type 9-like isoform X1, which yields MDTMDVESVDGLEVVTAAEEGSSASLSDSIDLDDIQKQEATKKFLEDVTRQHPELGPIPWTTGVKFLMARKFDVKRAIELYHAHQDTRTKEDLILIDPQEPRLRRELFTEKFTILASPDSSGASIALFTARRHRPYQTTHRDTLKGLVFQLDTALERVEAQRNGLVFIYDMTESKYNNFDYELSIKILNMLKGAYPARLKKVLIVTAPLWFKAPFKILRLFVREKLRDRVHTVNKEQLPIHIPLESLPRSLGGLAEVNHRDWLRHCLLTLSNLNMDPNCVETFFANATHDTAVINSPSPTGSENFTISDMESEDSHETVPEKHNNEDREKEVEVEKEDNLNKKMNGEGVIEDTPPCKRGSDTSPSQSGDQAHGNLPRKKRPSSNMYEDSIHMPEAGGMTVEELVKYVRQRRKNGLVAEYMSIKCEPPAGTFLEAKKKQNACRNRYTDVLCMDHSRVKLTRQSEDYINANFVDGYRQKNAYINTQGPLPKTFPDFWDMIWEESVVTIVMTTRTIERSRIKCGQYWPKEEETAEQYGDFVVINCGIEKTRDYTVTSLVLQNVGTGESREVTHLQFTSWPDYGVPRTAAAFLDFLFRVRQCQQDAMKRLSEVWTGHPLGPPIVVHCSAGIGRTGTFCTIDISIHRLADIGTVDVEKTVRRIRSQRAFSIQMPDQYVFSHLALLEHAQREGLIGDIDLEGFEERESESD from the exons ATGGACACCATGGATGTGGAATCAGTAGATGGATTGGAAGTCGTCACAGCTGCAGAGGAGGGCAGTAGTGCATCGTTGTCTGACTCCATAGATTTGGATGACATACAGAAACAGGAG GCCACAAAGAAGTTCCTCGAAGATGTAACTCGGCAGCATCCAGAACTGGGACCAATACCATGGACAACCGGCGTCAAGTTCTTGATGGCACGCAAGTTTGACGTCAAGCGAGCCATAGAACTTTACCATGCTCATCAG GACACACGAACGAAAGAAGATTTGATTCTCATCGATCCTCAGGAGCCGAGGCTGCGTCGGGAACTGTTCACAGAGAAATTCACCATTTTG GCATCTCCAGATTCAAGTGGGGCTTCCATAGCGTTATTCACCGCTCGACGTCACCGACCATATCAGACAACCCACCGAGACACGCTGAAGGGGCTCGTCTTTCAACTAGACACTGCACTCGAAAG AGTGGAAGCGCAGCGAAATGGCCTTGTCTTCATTTATGACATGACAGAATCAAAATACAACAATTTTGATTACGAACTCAGTATCAAGATTCTCAATATGCTAAAG GGTGCATACCCAGCAAGATTGAAGAAGGTATTAATCGTTACTGCGCCACTTTGGTTCAAAGCTCCATTCAAGATTCTACGGTTGTTTGTTCGCGAGAAGTTGAGAGATAGG GTACACACCGTGAACAAAGAACAGCTTCCAATACACATCCCCTTGGAGTCTCTTCCACGAAGTCTGGGTGGTTTAGCTGAGGTCAACCACCGTGATTGGCTTCGACACTGTTTACTAACTCTATCAAATCTCAATATGGATCCAAACTGTGTAGAGACGTTCTTTGCGAACGCTACCCATGACACTGCGGTTATAAATAGCCCATCGCCGACAGGAAGTGAAAATTTCACAATAAGTGATATGGAGTCCGAGGACTCGCATGAGACAGTGCCGGAGAAGCATAACAATGAGGACCGAGAAAAGGAGGTCGAAGTCGAAAAAGAGGacaatttgaataaaaaaatgaacGGGGAAGGTGTGATTGAGGACACGCCTCCTTGTAAACGTGGCTCTGATACCTCGCCGTCGCAATCTGGTGACCAGGCGCACGGAAATCTACCTCGAAAGAAACGACCTTCTTCTAATATGTATGAGGACTCTATACACATGCCAGAAGCGGGTGGCATGACTGTTGAAGAGTTGGTAAAATATGTGCGACAGAGACGAAAAAATGGACTCGTAGCTGAATATATGTCCATCAAATGTGAACCGCCCGCGGGGACATTTTTAGAGGCAAA gaaaaaacaaaatgCATGTCGGAATCGCTATACAGATGTGTTATGTATGGACCATTCACGTGTGAAGCTCACGAGGCAATCGGAGGACTATATCAATGCTAACTTTGTAGATGGATACAGACAGAAAAATGCCTATATCAATACACAAG GACCATTACCCAAGACGTTTCCAGATTTCTGGGATATGATCTGGGAAGAGTCTGTGGTGACCATTGTTATGACAACAAGGACAATAGAGCGCAGTCGAATCAAATGTGGCCAGTATTGGCCAAAGGAAGAGGAGACAGCAGAGCAGTATGGTGACTTTGTGGTTATAAACTGTGGCATAGAAAAAACAAGGGACTATACTGTTACATCGCTGGTGCTACAGAATGTTGGG ACCGGAGAGTCCCGAGAAGTGACCCACCTTCAGTTCACCAGCTGGCCTGACTATGGTGTGCCGAGAACCGCTGCAGCATTCCTTGACTTCCTATTCCGGGTTCGACAATGCCAACAAGATGCCATGAAGAGACTAAGTGAGGTCTGGACGGGCCATCCACTCGGGCCACCTATTGTGGTGCACTGTAGTGCAGGCATTGGCAGAACAG gcaCATTTTGCACCATTGATATCTCGATTCATCGTCTCGCAGACATCGGAACGGTCGACGTGGAGAAAACTGTCCGTCGTATCCGAAGCCAACGAGCTTTCAGTATACAGATGCCCGACCAGTATGTCTTCTCTCATTTAGCGCTTCTAGAACACGCCCAACGCGAGGGGTTAATCGGTGACATAGACTTGGAAGGATTTGAGGAGCGCGAGAGTGAAAGTGACTAA
- the LOC135482547 gene encoding tyrosine-protein phosphatase non-receptor type 9-like isoform X3, with protein sequence MARKFDVKRAIELYHAHQDTRTKEDLILIDPQEPRLRRELFTEKFTILASPDSSGASIALFTARRHRPYQTTHRDTLKGLVFQLDTALERVEAQRNGLVFIYDMTESKYNNFDYELSIKILNMLKGAYPARLKKVLIVTAPLWFKAPFKILRLFVREKLRDRVHTVNKEQLPIHIPLESLPRSLGGLAEVNHRDWLRHCLLTLSNLNMDPNCVETFFANATHDTAVINSPSPTGSENFTISDMESEDSHETVPEKHNNEDREKEVEVEKEDNLNKKMNGEGVIEDTPPCKRGSDTSPSQSGDQAHGNLPRKKRPSSNMYEDSIHMPEAGGMTVEELVKYVRQRRKNGLVAEYMSIKCEPPAGTFLEAKKKQNACRNRYTDVLCMDHSRVKLTRQSEDYINANFVDGYRQKNAYINTQGPLPKTFPDFWDMIWEESVVTIVMTTRTIERSRIKCGQYWPKEEETAEQYGDFVVINCGIEKTRDYTVTSLVLQNVGTGESREVTHLQFTSWPDYGVPRTAAAFLDFLFRVRQCQQDAMKRLSEVWTGHPLGPPIVVHCSAGIGRTGTFCTIDISIHRLADIGTVDVEKTVRRIRSQRAFSIQMPDQYVFSHLALLEHAQREGLIGDIDLEGFEERESESD encoded by the exons ATGGCACGCAAGTTTGACGTCAAGCGAGCCATAGAACTTTACCATGCTCATCAG GACACACGAACGAAAGAAGATTTGATTCTCATCGATCCTCAGGAGCCGAGGCTGCGTCGGGAACTGTTCACAGAGAAATTCACCATTTTG GCATCTCCAGATTCAAGTGGGGCTTCCATAGCGTTATTCACCGCTCGACGTCACCGACCATATCAGACAACCCACCGAGACACGCTGAAGGGGCTCGTCTTTCAACTAGACACTGCACTCGAAAG AGTGGAAGCGCAGCGAAATGGCCTTGTCTTCATTTATGACATGACAGAATCAAAATACAACAATTTTGATTACGAACTCAGTATCAAGATTCTCAATATGCTAAAG GGTGCATACCCAGCAAGATTGAAGAAGGTATTAATCGTTACTGCGCCACTTTGGTTCAAAGCTCCATTCAAGATTCTACGGTTGTTTGTTCGCGAGAAGTTGAGAGATAGG GTACACACCGTGAACAAAGAACAGCTTCCAATACACATCCCCTTGGAGTCTCTTCCACGAAGTCTGGGTGGTTTAGCTGAGGTCAACCACCGTGATTGGCTTCGACACTGTTTACTAACTCTATCAAATCTCAATATGGATCCAAACTGTGTAGAGACGTTCTTTGCGAACGCTACCCATGACACTGCGGTTATAAATAGCCCATCGCCGACAGGAAGTGAAAATTTCACAATAAGTGATATGGAGTCCGAGGACTCGCATGAGACAGTGCCGGAGAAGCATAACAATGAGGACCGAGAAAAGGAGGTCGAAGTCGAAAAAGAGGacaatttgaataaaaaaatgaacGGGGAAGGTGTGATTGAGGACACGCCTCCTTGTAAACGTGGCTCTGATACCTCGCCGTCGCAATCTGGTGACCAGGCGCACGGAAATCTACCTCGAAAGAAACGACCTTCTTCTAATATGTATGAGGACTCTATACACATGCCAGAAGCGGGTGGCATGACTGTTGAAGAGTTGGTAAAATATGTGCGACAGAGACGAAAAAATGGACTCGTAGCTGAATATATGTCCATCAAATGTGAACCGCCCGCGGGGACATTTTTAGAGGCAAA gaaaaaacaaaatgCATGTCGGAATCGCTATACAGATGTGTTATGTATGGACCATTCACGTGTGAAGCTCACGAGGCAATCGGAGGACTATATCAATGCTAACTTTGTAGATGGATACAGACAGAAAAATGCCTATATCAATACACAAG GACCATTACCCAAGACGTTTCCAGATTTCTGGGATATGATCTGGGAAGAGTCTGTGGTGACCATTGTTATGACAACAAGGACAATAGAGCGCAGTCGAATCAAATGTGGCCAGTATTGGCCAAAGGAAGAGGAGACAGCAGAGCAGTATGGTGACTTTGTGGTTATAAACTGTGGCATAGAAAAAACAAGGGACTATACTGTTACATCGCTGGTGCTACAGAATGTTGGG ACCGGAGAGTCCCGAGAAGTGACCCACCTTCAGTTCACCAGCTGGCCTGACTATGGTGTGCCGAGAACCGCTGCAGCATTCCTTGACTTCCTATTCCGGGTTCGACAATGCCAACAAGATGCCATGAAGAGACTAAGTGAGGTCTGGACGGGCCATCCACTCGGGCCACCTATTGTGGTGCACTGTAGTGCAGGCATTGGCAGAACAG gcaCATTTTGCACCATTGATATCTCGATTCATCGTCTCGCAGACATCGGAACGGTCGACGTGGAGAAAACTGTCCGTCGTATCCGAAGCCAACGAGCTTTCAGTATACAGATGCCCGACCAGTATGTCTTCTCTCATTTAGCGCTTCTAGAACACGCCCAACGCGAGGGGTTAATCGGTGACATAGACTTGGAAGGATTTGAGGAGCGCGAGAGTGAAAGTGACTAA